The Planctomycetaceae bacterium DNA window AGTTCTATGTTCTCGATTCTATGTTCTGGTATTTCATCTTGTCAAAACATGCTTTTTATACTATACTTTGCAAACTTTTTAACTCATTAATTAGACTAAAGATATGAATGTTTTTGAAATACTGAAAAAAGACCCGAACTGCAATGCGCGGACGGGTATCCTAAATACCGGGCACGGCAAAATCAAAACGCCGGTGTTTATGCCGGTCGGCACTCGCGCGACTGTCAAAGGCCTTCTGCCCGCACAACTCTCTGACGCAGGTTCGCAAATCATCCTCGGAAATACATTTCACCTGATGCTCCGGCCGGGCACCGAAATCATCGAAAAAATCGGCGGCCTGCACAAGTTTATGGCGTGGGACAAACCAATCCTCACCGACAGCGGCGGCTTTCAGGTTTTTTCGCTTAGCGAAATAAATAAAATCGACGACAACGGTACGGAGTTCGCCAGTCCTTACGACGGTGCGAAAATCAAACTCGACGCAATCAGCGCAACCACGATTCAAAACAAACTCGGCGCCGATATTATAATGTGTTTCGACCAGTGTCCGGCTCACGATGCACCTGAAAAGGAGCAGTTAAAAGCCGTCGAACGCACAATTCGCTGGGCGGGCTTATGCAAAAAACATCATCAAAATGATAAACAGCTTCTTTTCGGGATCGTGCAGGGGCAAACAGACCTAAATCTCCGCAAATCCTGCGCAGATGAATTAATAAAGCTGGATTTCCCCGGCTATGCGCTCGGCGGGTTGAGCGTTGGCGAAGGCACGGAGCAAATGTTGAAAACCGTGCGTTTTGCAGCACCGCTTCTGCCGGAACATAAGCCTCGATACCTGATGGGCGTCGGTACGCCTGCGGATTTGATTCAATGTGTCGAGGCGGGCATTGATATGTTCGACTGCGTAATGCCGACACGAAATGGCCGAAATGCGTTGGCTTTCACATCCGAAGGTCCGATAAGGCTGCGAAATTCGATGTTTATTGACGACCCTGCACCCATAGATTCGCAATGCGGCTGTTATTGCTGTCGAAATTTCACTCGTTCTGCCATCCGGCACTACTTTAATGTTGGTGAAATGCTCGGGCCGATACTACTTTCGCTGCATAATATCGTTTTTTATCATAATTTGATGGACAAAATACGCGAAAACGTGGAAAATGACACGTTTCCAAAATGGGCGGCATCGGCTTTGCAAAGTCCTGCCTATGCCCGCAGTAGTCAGGCGACTGACGATAAGAATAATTAAAATGAAACAAGAGAAAGGAATAGTATGAACATGTACTGGATTTTAGCAGAAAGTAATACCCCCGCGAAGGATGTCGTTAAAGCAGACGATATCAACGCACAGCAGCAGACCGCAACCACAACAAAAACGACCGCCGATGCAAACGGCGTTGCGGCACCTGTGAAGAAACCGCAGCCTGCGTATCAAACATTTATTTTCCTTGGTCTGATGGTTGTGCTTCTTTATTTTATGATGTTCAGAGGCCCGAAAAAACGCCAGCAGCAGCAGGACCAGATGGTCAAGGCTCTGAAGAAGAACGACAGAGTTCAGACTATCGGCGGAATTCTCGGCACGATTTTAGATGTCAGCGATACAGAAGTTACGCTGAAAATCGATGAATCAAATAATACCAAAATCAAAGTAGTACCGTCAGCGATTAGCAAGGTACTTGGCTAATATATTGATTTGATAATTTTTTTTCAGGGAACCATTCGTATGGATAAAAATGTTGTTCGTTTCGGATTTTTGGCGGTACTAATTCTTACGATTTTTGCGGCAGTGAATCTTTGGCCGCCAGATGAAAAACTCAAACCCGGTCTTGATTTGGCCGGCGGTACGAGTCTTATTTATGAAATCGATACGACCGGTCTGGCCGGCTCGGAAACCGATAATCTGGCACAGAAACTGGCTCCGATTCTGATGAAAAGAATTGACCCGGGCAACGTGCAGAACATCATTATGCGTCCGCAGGGCGATACGAGAATTGAAATCCAGGTTCCCCTTGCAAGCGCCGATACGCACAGAAGACGCG harbors:
- the tgt gene encoding tRNA guanosine(34) transglycosylase Tgt, whose product is MNVFEILKKDPNCNARTGILNTGHGKIKTPVFMPVGTRATVKGLLPAQLSDAGSQIILGNTFHLMLRPGTEIIEKIGGLHKFMAWDKPILTDSGGFQVFSLSEINKIDDNGTEFASPYDGAKIKLDAISATTIQNKLGADIIMCFDQCPAHDAPEKEQLKAVERTIRWAGLCKKHHQNDKQLLFGIVQGQTDLNLRKSCADELIKLDFPGYALGGLSVGEGTEQMLKTVRFAAPLLPEHKPRYLMGVGTPADLIQCVEAGIDMFDCVMPTRNGRNALAFTSEGPIRLRNSMFIDDPAPIDSQCGCYCCRNFTRSAIRHYFNVGEMLGPILLSLHNIVFYHNLMDKIRENVENDTFPKWAASALQSPAYARSSQATDDKNN
- the yajC gene encoding preprotein translocase subunit YajC, with the protein product MNMYWILAESNTPAKDVVKADDINAQQQTATTTKTTADANGVAAPVKKPQPAYQTFIFLGLMVVLLYFMMFRGPKKRQQQQDQMVKALKKNDRVQTIGGILGTILDVSDTEVTLKIDESNNTKIKVVPSAISKVLG